Genomic segment of Plasmodium brasilianum strain Bolivian I chromosome 8, whole genome shotgun sequence:
CTTCTAATATATTGAATGAAcaaaaaggaacaaaatgGCTTCACAACGAGCAATTGAGTTGCCCTAACTATGGCGTAATTCTCATAAACCAAAGGAACTAATTCTTTAGAgattatttttctcatttcttTAATTTCCCACTCAAAAGGGGTTACCAAATAGCCAACTTTTGTTATTGCTATATTTCCGAATTCTtcccattttatttattttcgtGTTTTGCAAATTAATTCTATTATGAGGATAAAATATGTCTTCTCTCTCAATTACATTCTGTTTAATTTCGTTAATAAGAACTTTAAAATTGTTTCTtaaattcacaaaaaaaattgcgGGTAACTGCGGAAGGTCAAGCATCAGTGTCAGGTTGGCAAAGGACAAACCTGGGGCAGACGtcatcttttctttttatctcCAAACGTTGCAAAATGGTAAAACTAagattaagtaaaaaaaaaaaaaaaaaataaataaaaaaattccgATTGaagtgtgtatatgtgtgtacctAGTTTGACGTAAATATATCTACACCttcaaaaatagaaatatataacacgtcaacttttattttttttttaaatcttttcATACTTTAACAGgctatttttgtaattattcTGATGGGTAAAAATATCTCCCcactaatataaaaaatattcacaaTTTACTGTTTTGGTATTTAGGGTGttcttataataatatatttaaaaaaagaaaaaaaaaaaaaaaaaagaaaaaattaaaggcGCCTCCAATTTTGTGTTTCACTCATCTCTTTGGTTGGAATAAATTCCTTTTATTAGACGTTTTTGGCAATTTAGCCGTATTACCATATCATTATGccgtattttattttatatcttttaatagCGTTCTATTTTATATCGTTTTATTGTGTTCTATTTTAGTTcgttttatacatttttgcttttattttaatttcgatttttatttctatttttatttctatttttatttctatttttattttttatttatattatttttcttcacaTGTACACATGCCAAAAcggcgaaaaaaaaaaaaaataataaaatacacgTACTTAATGCTTGTGAACtgtaaaaacaaatattgtCAACTAACAAAAgcgcaaaataaaatgagcaCTTAAATTATGCCAATTGCTAATttgtgttaattttttttaacgaatggtatgaaaaaaataaaacgaaattgTAGCATATTTTATCTCAAACTTTGCTTCGTCTGACTGGGATATATGCCTAATTTATGCCCAAAAGTTTGCACACATTTAAAGCTAATTTTTTCCCTATTGTATACCCAATTTTGTGTTATATTTTGTGCGCAATTTTTGCTGCACCTTTTTCCCAATTTatccaaataaaaaaggaaaaaattttctGTATCACAGAAAAGTATAGTAATAGCATCAGAACATTATAACGTCATTACATGGGTGTAGAAGGGTAAAGATTTACGTCCCATTACAATACATATGGAAAATAGCCAAATGCGTAATTTCACATGAACATGTAAGGTAAAAGATGATAGGCCCATGTAGaggtaatttttttataaatttgttaaaaagtCCATTTAATGATCagaaaaattgtaatatgTTTATCACAAAAAGCTATGGAACGATTTGGAAGAGACAATATGGTATGGTAAATATTGAGAGATTAAAttgtataaatgaaaagaaaagcaTGGacagaaaaatttttactcaGTGCAGAAATATTACTAGTTCTAGTAGAgtacaattaaataaaaataatgaaaggGACTTTTTTGAAGGGGAACCATTGAATAGAACATTAGGAGGATATGGGTACCCCATGATGTTTATTGTTACATATGACAAACCAAGCTGGCAACCATTTTGGGAAAATGACTGTGAAGTTATACCTAGAGATGAATTTGGAGTACCAGCTAGTATACCTCCAGAGATATCAACACAGAttaaacatacatattatgTACCACCacaattttatacatttttaaaaaaattagggGATGATACAGAGGAGTTGAGAccatatatgataaaattaattaaaggAGAATTTACATATGATGATTATCAAGAAATGTTTTACAAATTTGCAAAAccgttaaaaatatttagaaaaaaaatacctgTCCCTTACAGGTCAGCTGAAGAAATGGcaaatgaagaagaaatgAAATGGCAATCCGCTTGGTATACCTACAGACAGAAAGTTTTAGCAGAGTATAATGTTACAATGTGTTTAAgggaatttattttatacatgaCCGTTGgattatattttgcttatttgtGGTTAGACGCATTAAGACAATATCGTCTGGACATGAAACTCTTTTATTTGGAAGCACCagaacataaaattaattggGTCAAACCAAGGGGTGATTTGGTATAGTGCGCTTAAAAAGGGCCAGGGTGCTACTATCGAACAAAGCGAACATTGCGCACTACCAGTTTGGGAAGTATATCCTCGCAAtgttcatttaataaatccATTCAACATGTTGCGGTGAGTATGTAGTATGCTTGTatcagcaaaaaaaaaaaaaaaagtcgtTATAACTCTTTTTATCACCGGTGTAATTTAAACCCTTTTTCCCCTattcattataatatattccttttttccaaACATATATACTCCGTATATCTTACCATATGAGGAAGTgtgcacacatacatatatatatatatatatatatgtatatttaacatGTGCTGCATTTTCTCGTCGTTTTAACCTACAAAAGCATAACTCGTTTTCAATACAACCCattgcttatattttttaaaaaagtttcGCCTCACATGTATTTACACAAAAATAggggaattttttttttttttttctaataaacatttaattttatttttcttaaaaaaaattgtgttGTTCAAGTATGAACAagacaggaaaaaaaaaaaattatttgcttATGTCATTATATGCTAATCATACTAGCTAATGCAgttgaaaagaaataaaaaaaaaaaaaatgtttccAAAAAGggtttcaaaaaaaaaagccttTAAAAAGGAGGGGATATTGtgaatacatacatgtatatatatatttatatgtagatacatatatgtgtaaatgcGAAGAAAATAgcaggtaaaaaaaaaaaaaaaagggaggCTTATGATTAAACTTTTCCGTAATTCTACAAAAATGATGACGtacattttaacaaaatagcgggcatatacatatatacatgtgcacatgtacatatacacatatatgctcgtatgtatatacacgtaCAAAATAGCACCACTCCCCGTACTATTGTTCAAAAGAATATCTTTACACATAGAGggattttttaagaaaaaaaaaaaaaaaaaaaaaaaggtgcaTCCACGGCATTTGACATACATCAAGATAACTTTTACGCATACAAAATTTGCTTCTATATTCCTGCATGCGCATAGGGGTGATATTTTTCCACAGTGGGCACGTTGCAACGCTTAAATGATAAATGCCGATGAAGATCCGACTTCCCCACACCTTCCTCGTTCTCTCTATTTCTGCACCTCTTCGTTCATTCACCCATTCACTTTTTAACCCATTCATTCTGTCGTCTGTCCAAATGGTAGCACAACTCAGTTGAGGGATAAGGAACTAATGTACTTCTCAGCTTCATCAATATTCTTGTTCATCTGGTCATCGGACCATTTAAGTTCATTCTTTAACAATTTTGCAATTCTTTTAATAGCCTGATTTGACACTTGGGTGTCAATAAATCCTAACCTCAGTCTCCTTCCAATAATATCAGAAATGGTACTAGCGAACTCATACCTAGTAGCATAAACAATTTCTGCTTCTATATATGGTTTGGTAGAATCAATTTTGGTAAAAAGATTTAACTCTTTAGCTATTTCACACACTTTTTCTGATAAGTAGCCATAATTTGAGACTAGATGATTCGCTGTTTCATAATCAagttgttcatatttttgaaCAAGATTCTTACTTAATTTACTACAACCGTAAGTTAAATCATCGAGTTTTATATTACCATTACTATCATGACTACCAATAAGCATTAAAAATTTCGTTCTGcagttatattttgtttttattttatccttaTGTTTAGCTACTACATAATCAATGGTATCTTGTGccatttttctatatatggTCCATTTCCCTCCTAATATACTTATCAATCCATTATCGTCTTCAATAATTTCATGGCTTCTCGAAATCTCATGCGTTTCGACGTTATGCTTGTTCTGCAATTCTTCTTCGCTCACCCCTTCAAGCTTTCCTCCTACTAACTCACTTTTCATTATCCCTTTGTTATCACCAGAAGTAGTGGTAGTGGTTAAGGTGGACGAACTCGCGTTAGTACTACCCGTATCACTCGTAGCACTAGACGCCACCCCCTTTTTGGCTTCCCTGACCAGGGGTCTGAAACCGCACCAGGCAGCCTTTATATCATTTCTTATTTCCTCTTCACTGAgttcaatatattttgataattCCTTTGCCAAAAAgtctatatcttttttttgaatttttggATTATCTTCAAGTTTTCTGTGTTCATCTGTTGTTCCAACAAGAGTAGAATGTTCCCAGggtaaaatgaaaaggacTCTATCATCACTTGTTTTAGGTATAATAAatccattattttttgaagaatACCATTTAGGTAATATAAAATGGCATCCAACTGATAATTGTATCATTGGCTTTCTATTTTCATTAGCTATTTTTCGAACAACATCACCATATGGACCTGTAgcattaattataatttttgcatatatctccatttctttattattaattttatctaaTACCTTAACACCTATAATTTTCTGACTTTGTTCATGTTTTATAAAACCTATTACTTCCATATGATTACATATCGTAGCTCCAATTTGTCCAGGTACATATTCATCCATTGCACTAGTTAGTActaaatttatattcattctACTGTCATTATGTTGACCATCATAATATAACAGAGatccttttaaattttctttttttaataaagggAAATGTTCCATTGTATTTACTTTCTGTATATATCTAGAATTGGGTACAACTTTATCAAAGTAACACACTAAGTCAGCTAacaaatcatatatttttatgttatatgcAAAATATGGAACTTgccataatttatatataggcATAACTATTGGTACTGGTCTAGACATAAATGGTGCAATCTTCATTGTATGTGCTCTTTCACCTAATGCTTCCCATACGAAATATAATTCAGataaatcaaaattttttactgCATTTTCTAAATATCTTATACCTCcatgtaataattttgttgATTTGGATGAAGTGCCACTTGAAAAATCATCCTTCTCTACTAATGCACACTTGATCCCTCTTGTAGCACAATCCAAAGCTAACCCTCCTCCTGTTGCACCACCTccaattattaatatatcaaaatgaTTGTTTTTTAATCTATTTACCATTTCATTTCTATTTGCAATCGTGCTGTATTTGTACACTACATCCTTAtcaatcatatttttatgaaaatttatcttcaacaaatatatacttcCAACCGATATTATACCCAGGCTGCTAGAACCGATGAGCACCTTCTTCAGCATCTTATTCGAATGGTTTGTGGTCAATGCGGGGGAACATGTACGATTGATGGGCGGTCTGGCGGTATGCAGGCACGATGGTACACCAGTACAGACgaatgtatgtacatgtatacgtatgtatgccACTATTGACACTTTATGAGTTCTATTCGACAGCTACTACGGTAAGGGCATACCACGTTCAGAAAAGAAGTATCtctaatataatttatgttgTTTTAAAGCGCTCaattcttcaaaaaaaaaaaaataaaatataataaaacgaaaGAAAACGAAATGATTGCCTGTACGATTGCACACTATGAAGGAGCAATGACTGCACAATGGCTGAACAGAATGAtcgaataaaataaagctaTGCAACTATGAACTCCTAATTTTCCGCTTACCTTTTCACATGTACTGTTCAGgctataaaaagaattacgCATTTCCTCACgcaaaaattattcaaacaaacaaaacaaaaaaaaagaaaagaaaaaaaaaattaaacgtaaaacaaaaatataaataaaaaatacttagAAAACAATGTAAATGCTTGTCCTTATGTATGTTCATACATGCTTACGTGGACTTACACTGAACGCTCAATGCTTCACAAGAATCTCTcgaaaaaaatggataatttatttgtacatTCCATGCaggaatatgaaaaaaaaaaaatgccaAACAATAGTATGTAAGCATAAACATTATTTTGGAGTTCATTTTCTAATTTCTgttacgtatacatatagtaaatttatgaattcaagtgtatttatgtatttgtatgtatacttATGTACGTTTGtacgtttgtatgtatgcatgcatGTACACATGTGTAATGCCGAGCGTTTTCTTCATTTCACTAAAAAAGGAACAAGAacattccaaaaaaaaaaaaaaattaagttcacaaaaaattagaaaaaataaaatatttttgtagtATCATTCtaattgtataatatataaaaaaaattttcaaaagtACTCTTGGtacaaaaattttgaagACGCTCGAAAATGTGAGGGAAGCAAATTGACTTATACCAAAGAACAAAATTGAATAGTGTAAGCGGtgcaaacaaaataaaatagctTGAAGGTAATAGCAACGTGCATtgtaaaataatgttttcGTGTGTAGCATATACAATACAAgtgtatgcacgtatgtccatatatgtaaatttataaatgtatatgcgtacatatgtattatttatatgtgcgTCGAAAGTTcatacgtgtatatacattatatctATGTTCTGAAGCATGCATATCAATACAATACACGCTTTTGTATATGATCCTATTGTTCTAGgatatatttctattattaatGGTAGTATAAATCGTACGaacgaaaataaaaattacatgcCTTTAGTGTTAGCTATATATGAAGTGGTATGGATATAAAGCATATGTAACTACGTTAGCACtttcagaaaaaaagaaaaaagaagaaagaatGCATACAAATTAACAAGTCagcaaataaacaaaaaacagTACAGTGCTATTGCATGTAGGTAATTGGgcaaacaaaaagaaaaaaaaaaaaaactaaaaaaattaaatttatataaaataaaaatgaaaaaatgcgAAAAATCGCAGTTCATTATCTGCCAAcaattatttacaaaaatgcatttttgaaaatacaaaaattattccttgcaacaatttttttttattttttaggagcaactatatattatatataagctTATACAtgacataatttatttaaactttatttttaaatacttttatgtttttatgctgatataattttcattttattaaaccttattttttttgaaaaaacacgaattatttttattaaaataatttaagcgTACGTAGTCCATTTTAACAGCACTCcat
This window contains:
- a CDS encoding cytochrome c oxidase subunit ApiCOX35, with the translated sequence MIGPCRGNFFINLLKSPFNDQKNCNMFITKSYGTIWKRQYGMVNIERLNCINEKKSMDRKIFTQCRNITSSSRVQLNKNNERDFFEGEPLNRTLGGYGYPMMFIVTYDKPSWQPFWENDCEVIPRDEFGVPASIPPEISTQIKHTYYVPPQFYTFLKKLGDDTEELRPYMIKLIKGEFTYDDYQEMFYKFAKPLKIFRKKIPVPYRSAEEMANEEEMKWQSAWYTYRQKVLAEYNVTMCLREFILYMTVGLYFAYLWLDALRQYRLDMKLFYLEAPEHKINWVKPRGDLV
- a CDS encoding FAD-dependent glycerol-3-phosphate dehydrogenase; this translates as MLKKVLIGSSSLGIISVGSIYLLKINFHKNMIDKDVVYKYSTIANRNEMVNRLKNNHFDILIIGGGATGGGLALDCATRGIKCALVEKDDFSSGTSSKSTKLLHGGIRYLENAVKNFDLSELYFVWEALGERAHTMKIAPFMSRPVPIVMPIYKLWQVPYFAYNIKIYDLLADLVCYFDKVVPNSRYIQKVNTMEHFPLLKKENLKGSLLYYDGQHNDSRMNINLVLTSAMDEYVPGQIGATICNHMEVIGFIKHEQSQKIIGVKVLDKINNKEMEIYAKIIINATGPYGDVVRKIANENRKPMIQLSVGCHFILPKWYSSKNNGFIIPKTSDDRVLFILPWEHSTLVGTTDEHRKLEDNPKIQKKDIDFLAKELSKYIELSEEEIRNDIKAAWCGFRPLVREAKKGVASSATSDTGSTNASSSTLTTTTTSGDNKGIMKSELVGGKLEGVSEEELQNKHNVETHEISRSHEIIEDDNGLISILGGKWTIYRKMAQDTIDYVVAKHKDKIKTKYNCRTKFLMLIGSHDSNGNIKLDDLTYGCSKLSKNLVQKYEQLDYETANHLVSNYGYLSEKVCEIAKELNLFTKIDSTKPYIEAEIVYATRYEFASTISDIIGRRLRLGFIDTQVSNQAIKRIAKLLKNELKWSDDQMNKNIDEAEKYISSLSLN